The following are encoded together in the Bradyrhizobium algeriense genome:
- a CDS encoding GTP-binding protein, with the protein MSEPSSQKIPVTVLTGYLGAGKTTLLNRILSENHGKKYAVIVNEFGEIGIDNDLIIGADEEVFEMNNGCVCCTVRGDLVRIMDGLMKRKGKFDAIIVETTGLADPAPVAQTFFVDEDVQKNARLDAVVTVADAKWLSDRLKDAPEAKNQIAFADVIVLNKTDLVSKPELAEVEARIRGINPYAKLHRTERCKVALSDVLERGAFDLDRILEIEPEFLDAGNGHDHHHDHDHHHGHDHHDHSHSHGGLKHYHDEDMQSLSLRSDKPLDPTLFMPWLQNLVATEGQKILRSKGILAFTDDDDRYVFQGVHMMLEGDHQRKWKDGEARESRVVFIGRELPEQMIRDGFESCIVT; encoded by the coding sequence ATGTCTGAACCTTCGTCCCAGAAAATTCCAGTGACCGTGCTGACGGGCTATCTCGGCGCCGGCAAGACCACGCTTTTGAACCGCATCCTGTCGGAAAACCACGGCAAGAAATACGCCGTCATCGTCAACGAATTCGGCGAGATCGGCATCGACAACGACCTCATCATCGGTGCGGACGAGGAAGTGTTCGAGATGAACAATGGCTGCGTCTGCTGCACGGTGCGCGGCGACCTTGTCCGCATCATGGACGGCCTGATGAAGCGCAAGGGCAAGTTCGACGCCATCATCGTCGAGACGACTGGGTTGGCGGACCCGGCCCCGGTGGCGCAGACCTTTTTCGTGGACGAGGACGTGCAGAAGAACGCCCGCCTCGACGCGGTGGTGACGGTGGCTGATGCAAAGTGGCTGAGCGACCGCCTGAAGGATGCGCCGGAAGCCAAGAACCAGATCGCATTCGCCGACGTGATCGTGCTGAACAAGACGGACCTCGTCTCCAAGCCAGAGCTGGCCGAAGTGGAGGCCCGCATCCGCGGCATCAACCCTTACGCAAAGCTGCACCGCACCGAGCGCTGCAAGGTGGCGCTGTCGGATGTGCTGGAACGCGGCGCGTTCGACCTGGATCGCATCCTGGAGATCGAGCCGGAATTCCTCGATGCCGGCAATGGCCATGATCATCACCACGACCACGATCATCATCATGGGCACGACCACCATGACCACAGCCACAGCCATGGCGGGTTGAAGCATTACCACGACGAGGACATGCAATCGCTGTCGCTGCGGTCGGACAAGCCGCTCGACCCGACCCTGTTCATGCCGTGGCTGCAGAACCTCGTCGCCACCGAGGGCCAGAAGATCCTGCGCTCGAAAGGCATCCTCGCCTTCACCGACGACGATGACCGCTACGTCTTCCAGGGCGTCCACATGATGCTGGAGGGCGATCACCAGCGGAAGTGGAAGGACGGCGAGGCGCGCGAAAGCCGCGTCGTCTTCATCGGCCGCGAATTGCCGGAGCAGATGATCCGCGACGGCTTTGAAAGCTGTATCGTCACGTGA
- a CDS encoding WD40 repeat domain-containing protein: MKEFDPGEAPSIASITDQVRALPVGMPVSSIYFLGDTAVFVGAEEHAAMVDQAGEVSKVAIHGGAILCAASDGKRIVTGGDDGKVVALNAKGETSVLVTDAKRRWIDNVALHPDGAVAWSAGKTAFVRSGKGEEKSFDAPSTVGGLAFAPKGLRVAVAHYNGVTLWFPNMAAKPEFLEWAGSHLAVTFSPDNKFLVTAMHEPALHGWRLADNRHMRMSGYPGRVRSMSWSTGGKGLATSGADTVIIWPFASKDGPMGKEPAMLAPLQARVSMVACHPKQDIMAAGYGDGTVLIVRLEDGAEILVRRNGSEPVSALAWNAKGTLLAFGTEDGDAGMLEF, from the coding sequence ATGAAAGAGTTCGATCCGGGCGAAGCGCCCTCCATCGCTTCCATCACCGACCAGGTGCGGGCGTTGCCTGTCGGCATGCCCGTCAGCTCGATCTATTTCCTCGGCGATACCGCAGTGTTTGTCGGTGCCGAGGAGCACGCGGCGATGGTGGACCAGGCGGGCGAAGTCTCGAAAGTCGCCATCCATGGCGGTGCCATCCTATGTGCGGCCTCTGACGGCAAGCGCATCGTCACCGGCGGCGATGACGGCAAGGTCGTTGCGTTGAACGCAAAAGGCGAGACGTCGGTGCTGGTAACCGACGCAAAACGGCGCTGGATCGATAACGTCGCGCTGCATCCCGATGGCGCGGTGGCCTGGTCGGCCGGCAAGACCGCGTTCGTCCGCAGCGGCAAGGGCGAGGAAAAGAGTTTTGATGCACCGTCGACCGTCGGCGGTCTGGCCTTCGCGCCAAAAGGCCTGCGCGTGGCGGTCGCCCACTACAACGGCGTGACGCTGTGGTTTCCCAACATGGCGGCGAAGCCGGAATTTCTGGAATGGGCCGGCTCGCATCTCGCCGTCACCTTCAGCCCGGACAACAAATTCCTCGTCACCGCGATGCACGAGCCGGCGCTGCACGGCTGGCGGCTTGCCGATAACAGGCACATGCGGATGAGCGGCTATCCCGGCCGCGTCCGCTCGATGTCGTGGAGCACGGGCGGCAAGGGGCTCGCCACCTCGGGCGCCGACACCGTGATCATCTGGCCGTTCGCCAGCAAGGACGGCCCGATGGGCAAGGAGCCTGCGATGTTGGCACCGCTGCAGGCGCGCGTCTCCATGGTCGCCTGTCATCCGAAGCAGGACATCATGGCCGCAGGCTATGGCGACGGTACCGTGCTGATCGTGCGGCTCGAGGACGGCGCGGAAATCCTGGTGCGCCGCAATGGCAGCGAGCCGGTCTCGGCGCTGGCCTGGAACGCCAAGGGCACGCTGCTGGCCTTCGGCACCGAGGATGGCGACGCCGGGATGCTTGAGTTTTAA